Part of the uncultured Cohaesibacter sp. genome is shown below.
CCGCCAAGCCATTCATTGACAAATGGATTGATGCAACCGGTGACCGCGCGACCCGGATCATGGATGCCTACAACGGCAAATAAGGTCCCAAGACCAGCCTCTGGCGGGAGTGACCTGAGCCCAAACAGTTCGCTTTTGCAAGAGGCTGGCACCTTAGCCATATAGCCCTTCTCGCCGTCGAAGGTCTGAAAGGTCCTCTCTCCGGATGACCGTTCGGCCATGCTCTCGTCGAGCATTGGAACTGCCATGCCCCGTTTCTATCGCACTGTCTATTTCATATCAGTGGCCGCCGCCATCGTGTCCGCAGCGTCGCTGGTTTTCATGGTCGGGATGATCGCGTTGGAAATCATCCTGCGCTCGGTCTTCTCCACCTCCACCTTTGTGACGGCCGAATTTGTCGGCTATGCCGTCGCTGTCTGCACGGTCTGGTCGCTGAGCTATGTGCTCGAACATGAGCAACTCATTCGCGTCAATCTGCTGATCTCGCGTCTGCCGCCGCGAGTACAGGACTGGATGACGGCCATCTCGGCTTTCGTTCTCTGCGCCAGTTCACTCGGACTTGGCTGGATGTTCTGGTTGCGGGTTTCCAAGGCATGGTCACGGGGGACCGTTTCGCCCTCCATAGCAGCGGTGCCGATCTGGATACCCGAGGGAATGATCCTGATAGGACTACTCATTCTGGCGCTGCAATCCTTCGCCCACGGCTTGCGCCATCTGCAGGGCTATCCGTCTCCGGCCCCGCGGGACCCGCAGCCTTTCACCGAATAGCAACGAGAGACCGAAACCATGGAAACACTCATCTCCTCCGGCATCGTCCTGTTGCTGTTGTTTGCCTTTCTCGGATTTGGCACCTGGGTATTTGTCAGCCTTGGACTGGTTGCCTTCTGCTCCCTGTCCATCATTCTGGGCATGCCGCCGTTGCGCATTGGCAGCATCGCCGCCAACATTTTCTACCGTTATGCATCGAGTTGGGAACTGGCGGCCATTCCGATGTTTATCTGGATGGGGGAAATCATCTTCCGGACCGACATTTCCAGCCGCCTGTTCAGGGGGTTGTCGCCGTTTGTCGACTATATTCCGGGACGACTGCTGCACACCAACGTGCTCGGTTGCACGATGTTCGCGGCAGTATCCGGTTCCTCTCCGGCCACGACAGCAACGGTGGGCAAGATTACGACAGCCGAGCTTTCCGCACGCGGCTATAGCCAGTCCATCTCACTTGGGTCTCTGGCCGGGGCTGGCAGCCTTGGTCTGCTCATCCCGCCGTCCATCGTCATGATCGTCTACGGCATTCTGGCCGAACAATCGATCAGCCGCCTGTTTGCGGCGGGGCTTCTGCCCGGCATCATGATTTCTGCGCTCTATTCGGGCTATATCATGATCCGCTCCAAGCTGGATCCATCACTCGTGCCATCTGATCGGCCCAACCACACACTGGCCGACTTCGGCAAGGCGCTTTTGAACCTTGCGCCGCTGGTCCTGCTGATGGGCGTCGTATTGGGTTCGATCTATACGGGCATCGCGACCCCGTCGGAAGCCGCAGCCGTCGGCGTCGTCGCCTCGATCATCATCTCGGTCTTCATCGGCCAGTTCTCTGTGCGGCTGCTCGCCGAAACCCTGATGGGTGCGCTCAGGACCTCTACGATGGTCTGTTCCATCCTGATCACAGCGGCGCTGATGTCGACCGCTATGGGCTATCTGCATATTCCAGCCAATGTCGCCAATGCGATTGCCCAGCTGAACCCTTCGCCCTGGGCGCTGTTGCTCCTGCTGTCGGTTTTCTACCTTGGCCTTGGCTTCATTCTGGATGGCAATTCCATCGTCGTCATGAGCCTGCCCATCGCCCTGCCCCTTGCCCAACAGGCCGGATTCGATCCGGTGTGGTTCGGCATCTATCTGGTGCTGATGGTGGAAATGGCACAGGTCACGCCACCGGTCGGCTTCAACCTCTTTGTGCTGCAAGGCATTTCCGGCCAGCCGATCGGATATGTCGCCCGCGCCGCGCTGCCTTTTTTCTTTCTGATGCTCCTGGGTGTTGTCATCTTGGCACTTTTCCCGCAGATCGCACTCTGGCTTCCCAATCTTCTTTATGGATAAGACAACATGTCCTCTGAAAACAAACCCTCAATGCCGCAGACCATGGGCATTACCGTTGCCGTTCCTCCGATGTCCTTCGATCTGGCGAAGGACATCTGCCGGAAGGCCTTTGGCTTCCGGTTGTTCACCATCTTGCTCAATGACAGCAAGTCTGGCGAGATCATGCGGTTGTATAGCTCGAATGAAGCCGACTATCCTCCGGGAGGCCGGAAGCCCATGGGGCCGACCCCTTGGGGTGACATCGTTCTGAAAAGGGGAATTTGCTGGCTGGGAGACGGCGAGGAGGAGATCCGGTGGGCGTTTCCTGATGCAGACAGGATTCTGTCGCTGGGCTGCCATTCCTGTGCCTGCGCGCCGATCATTCATGAGCAGCAGGTCGTGGGCGTCCTGTCGCTCAGCGATGACAAGGGGCATTATTCCGCCGATGATCTGGCAGGCATCGCTGCCATTGCCAGGCTGTTGGCACCTCTGGTGCTTCTTGCTGATTGAAAAAGGTGGGTCATTCCATCGATTGGCAACAGCAGAAGAGTGGCTCACCGGGCGTTTGAAACCTTGCTGAGCCACCCCATCCTATCGACAGGTCTTCCCCAACTCGACAGAGAGCGCATCAAACATTGCGATCTGTCCTGGCATGAGCTGGCGGTTTTCATCGCGTCCAAGATAGACCTTGAACATGCAGTCGCCGTTGGCGTTGAAGAATTGCACGGACTTGGTCTCGCTCTTGAACAGGGGTCTTGTGACAAATGCGATCGACCGGCAATTCCCCCCTTTGATATGGCCACCAATCGGACCGCCATGCAGATTGAAATAGCCGCGTGCAAAAGAGCCCTTCGGGATTGTTCCCCTGGCCTCCAGAATGACATCGTCGGTGTGCACCAGAAAGGTGACATCGCCCCAGTCGGCCATGCGCAGCATGACGGTTTCGAACAAAGCGCCATCAACCATCGTGACCTGATGCTCTGGCAGGCAGGCGACAATGTCGGCGACCGACACCGAATGGTCCCGGGCCAGATATTCTAGCACCGCGCCGGGGTCATTCTGTAAACTCCGGGCGATGGCTGATCGCTTCTCTTCTGCTATCGTCTTCATGTGTTTTTCCTTGTCTTTCCGTCTGCGATGGCAGTGGATTCGAGCTGTTGCCGGATCCACTGGATGAGAAGCCGGGACATGGAGACCTGCCAGAAGAGGTCCGCCCATGCACCGTACAGCCCTTTGCCACGCTCTCCATATGGCTTCATACGTCGGCGTTGAGCCGGAAGGCGCCGTCGGCCAGAGTGCCTCCAGCCCTGGCATCAAAGGCTTGCCGACATACCTTGCCTGCCTCATCCTCCGAAACTTTTGCTCAGCGTCAGCTTGAAGGTCCGGCCGGAAGCCTCTTCATTGGACAGGTGTTCGCGATAGCCGCGATCAAACACATTTTCCACTGCAAAGCGGGTTTCAATGCCGGCGAAGGTCCCTTCATCCGGGGTCCAGCTTGCAGAAATGCCGTGCACGCCATATCCCCCGGTTGCCGCGCCAGATGACGATACCCTCTTTTGATCTGCGGCATAAACGCTGTCCCACGCGAGTTTCAGGTCTCTCTGGGGAATCGTGAATCCTACCGAGGTTGACAGCGTGTCTGCGGCGACCGTATCCAGCGCCTCTCCCGTCGTTTCGTTTTTGCCTCTTGTTGCGGAATAGGCTGCCCGCGCAAAAAACAGATCGGAAACATAATTGGCCTCCACTTCAACCCCGTAGAGCTTCGCCTTGGAAACATTGTGATAATAGGTCGGCCCACTCGTATTTTCCTCGATCAGATCCCGCACGTTGTTCTGGAAGGCGGTAAATTTGGCCGTCAGGCGATCTTCGCCGAAGAGGTTGCTGAAGTTGACGGCAAAGCCACCCTCGATGTTGGTGGATTTTTCCGGGTCCAGATCAAGACTTGCGGTTCTGGCCGGAATGACAACCGACCCGCGCCGGCTTTCGGCAGAGCTTGAATATAGCTCATCCAGCGTTGCAGCCCGCTCTGTATAGGCAACCGAGCCGAACACGGACAGATAGTCCGTGACCGAGACCATCGCGGCCAGTTTCGGAGACACCGCCCCTTGTGTTTCGTCCCCCCCCGAGCTGCCCGAACCGGGTTCGTTCATGTAATAGTCATAGCGAATCCCCGGGATGACGGTCAGGCGATCGCCAAAGATCATTTCAGACTGGCTGAAGCCACTGATCTTCTGCTGTGTTCCCTCCGGATGATAGCCGATCGAGCTCGACGTTCCGCCGTAGACCATGGAGGCCGTACGTTCCTGATGGGAGTATTCGCTTCCTACGGTCAGGAAGGTCTGGAAGAAATCGCTCGTCGACAGATCCGAGGTGTTTTCAACCTTGGCACTGTAGGTCCGATAGCCATAGTCGGAATCGTTGCCGAAGGATGCCGCATAGATCTCGTCATAGTTTTCCTGCTCGACGGTGGTATCGGAGAAACCAAGATTGACTTTCATGTCCAGCCACCTGTTGCCGTTGAACGGATTGCCATATTCAACCGCCAAAGTGGTGTCGGAAACGGTACGATCAATATCGCCCCAGTCATATCCGCTGGCGCCGGTCTGGATGAAGCGCTGGTTGTCGCCATCGGAATAGAATTGCATGCCGCTCAGGCGCACATACTGCTCCAGATTATCGCCAAACCGATATCTGGCATTGATCAGGCCGGAGAGTGCTGCGTTCCCGGTGCCATCGATTTCATTGCCATCGCCATCCTGATAATCGGACGTTCTGCGAAACGAACCAGAAGCCAACACCTCGAACGCGTCGCCGATGCGCGTGGCATAGGTTCCTGTCGTGGTCACGCCGGAATTGTTGCTGCTGGCGGAAACCTTGGCCTTGGCTGCCCATGTCTGCCCTTCCTTGAGGAAGTCGGACGCATCCTTTGTGGTCATCGAAACAACACCCCCCAGCGCTCCCGCACCGTAGAGGGTGGATGAGGCCGGGCCGCGCAGCACCTCGACACTCTTGAGCAGTTCCGGGTCAAGAAAATAGGAGCCCATGCGATATTGCTCGTAGAACTTGTTGACCCCGTCGACCTGCATGATGATCTTGGATTCACCTGTGCTTTCTGCCGAACCGATACCGCGAATGTTGAAGCTCTGACCAAGCGCACTGTCCGCGCCCGTGGCCGTGACGCCAGGCACAAATTTGAACAGGTCTCCGAGTGTATCCGGCTGAGCTTCGTCGATGTCTTCCTGATTGAGCACCGTGACCGCCTGCGGAGTATCGATCGCGACCTTTGCGGTCCCCGTGCTGACAACAATACGATCGAGAATATTCATCGACGTCAGATCGTCACTGAGATCCTCGGCCAGACTTCTTGTTACAGGTTGAAACATTGTGGACGCAGCCAACGTCACCAACAGCATTCTATTCATTTTTGCCTCATCGATTTTTCTGATTATTGGCTGGCTGCTGCACCGGATGGCATAGACTGGCTGGCTGTTTTTTCTTCACATCAGGGTTCAAAACCGCTGCTTTTGCCAAGAAAGCTGTTGTGTTTCCTATCTAATGTTGAGTATATGAGTCAAGAATTAATTGATGATTTTTATACTCAACATTAAAAATTGCAATTTCATCGTGCAATCTCGCATAATTGAAAAACAAATCGGAACCAGGAACAAAGATGGCCAGCAGCAACACCCCTGACCCGATCACGACCATGGATCCTTGCGAGGGGGTATCCCCGGCTCTGCGCCATCTGCCTCTTGTCGAGTCCACCGACCTGTTTGGTGACAAGCGCGAAGTGCAGATTTCCCATCGGGGCGAGATTTACCGCCTGCGCATTACGGCCCAGCAGAAACTGATCCTGACAAAATAGCCCACCTCCCGGCGGCAGTGGCTGGCCCGGCCGCCTCGTTTATGGCTGCGGCCTGTCGAGCGACTGCGGCAGGATATAGGTCGAAGGCCTCAGGGGCCGGGCGTTGACCCGGATCGGGATGTCGAAGACATCTTCCATCAGACCATCCGTCAGCGTTCTGTGAGGAGGCCCGTCTGCAATGATGCTCCCCTGCTTGAAGACCAGCAGGCGGTGAGCGAACATTGCAGCGATGTTCAGATCATGCAGCACCGCGATGCAGCCGCCCCCGGCGTCAGCGTAACGGCGCGCCTGCTCCATGATGTCGACCTGATGGCGAATGTCGAGATTTGATATCGGCTCATCAAGGAACAGGAAATTGGCTCCCTCCGCGCCTGTGGGCTCCCAAACCTGCGCCAGAGTGCGGGCAAGCTGCACTCGCTGTTGCTCGCCGCCAGACAGATCTTGATACGCGCTTCCTGCATGATGTCCCATGTCGACCTTTTCCAGAGCATCAAAGGCCCGTCGTGCCACTGCATCAGGCCCCTTGGCACTGACCTCGGCCCCCAGTCGCACCACTTCCAGCACGGTGAATGGAAAGGACAGATGGCTTGATTGCGCCATGACCGCCCGCCGTGGCGCCATCTGCGACGCCTTCAGGGACGAAAGCGGCTTTCCTTCAAAGGTAACCGTCCCGGCAGAAGGGCGATGGTCTCCTGCCAGCAGCTTGAGGAAGGTCGATTTGCCAGCGCCGTTCGGCCCGATGATCACCGTCAATTCTGCGGCTGGAAGCGATAGGGAAAGCGAGTGCAGCACCGAGCGCTTGCCCAGCATCAGCGAAGCGGACTGGACGCAAAAAGCCGACGATGTCTGCTGAGGACTGGCCGAAAGGTTGGCGGCAGTAATGGGATCGGTCATAGTGATAGTGCCCTTCTCTTTCTAAGCATCAGCCACAGGAAGAATGGTCCGCCAATGGCCGACATGACGATGCCGATGGGCATCTCGGCAGGGGCATCGATTGTTCGGGCGAGAATGTCCGTCAGCATCAGAAGGATGGCGCCAAGCACGGCGGAAGCGGGCAGCAGGAAGCGATGATCCGGCCCAATAATCAGACGCAGCAGATGTGGCACGATGATGCCGACAAAACCGATGATGCCCGAAACGGACACTGCCGCCCCGACAGACAAGGCGATGAACAGCACCAGCCGACTTTTGAGTGCTTGCACATCAACCCCCATATGCAGAGCCTGATGATCTCCCAGCAGCAGCGCATTCAGTCCTCTTGCGTGGACCATCATGACAACAAGCGAAACGAGCATGAATGGCCCGGACAGTGCCACCTTGGACCATGTAGCGCCACCAAGTCCGCCCATGGTCCAGAATGTGAGATCGCGCAATTGCTGATCATCTGCCATGTAGACAAGAAATCCAACTCCAGCCCCGGCAATCGCGGCCAGAGCGATCCCGGCGAGCAACATGGTGGCGACCGAAGTCTGCCCGTCCCGAGTACCGATTGCAAACAGAAGGAGCGTGGTTGCCAGACCGCCGACGAAGGCGGAGGCCGGTAACAGATAGTCCCCCAGAATAGCGGCAAGGGGAGCCAAAACCGTCCCGCCAAGCACAATGGAAAGAACGGCACCGAACGCCGCACCTCCGGAAATGCCAATGACGCCCGGATCGGCCAGCGGATTGCGGAATAGCCCCTGCAAACAGGCGCCTGCCACGGCAAGTGACGCCCCGACAAGGCCACCCATCACCATGCGCGGCAACCGGATGCGAAACAGGATGATACTGTCGCCTGTCGACAGGCCCGCCGGTTGGCCACTGACCAGACCGAGGAACCACTGCCCCAAAGTCCCGAGCGAAACGGCGCTCGCTCCGATGCTGACGGAAGCGACAACGGTTCCTGCCAGCAGAAGCGCCAGAAGGCACAGCGCCTCCCGTCCCATATGCGAACGGTCACCCTGAAACGGGGCTTTTCGAAACACCCCTCTGCTCAAGTCGGGCTGGAACATGAGCCGACTCTACTGCTTGTCAGCAAGAGGGGGCGTGGAGCCCGGGGCAGCCTTGTTCGCCAGCAAGGGATCGGCTTCGTCAAAACTGCCCGGATAGAGTGCCTCGACCAGTTCGGCCAGTGCATGGGGGGTGCGAGGGCCAAAGCCAAGCAGATACATGCCAGGCATGACGATCAGGGCTTTGTGGTGCGCCGCATTGGTCCGGGACAGGGCGGGCTGGGAGTAGATTTCGTCGGCATCTGGCGTAGCCATCCCGGTCCCGCTCATCATCAGGATGACATCCGGGTTGGCTTTGACAATAGCCTCATTGCTCATCGGTTTGAAGCCGGTCAGCCCTTCGGCGGCATTGTCAGCGCCGGCAAGGCGGATCACTGCATCGGCCTGCGTCTGTGCGCCGCCAACCAGCAGACGCCCCCCTTTGATGGACATCAGAAACAGGATCTTCTTGCGCTCGCCCTTGATGGTGCTGACCGTTGCCGCAATTCTGTCCATCTCGCTCGCGACGGTTTGTGCGAGAGTGGCTGCCGCTTCTGTTGCGCCAAGCGCTTTGCCGACCACTTTGATCTTGTCGAGAATGCCTTCCTTGCTATCCCGTTCGGCAACTGAGACCATTGGCAC
Proteins encoded:
- a CDS encoding TRAP transporter small permease; translated protein: MPRFYRTVYFISVAAAIVSAASLVFMVGMIALEIILRSVFSTSTFVTAEFVGYAVAVCTVWSLSYVLEHEQLIRVNLLISRLPPRVQDWMTAISAFVLCASSLGLGWMFWLRVSKAWSRGTVSPSIAAVPIWIPEGMILIGLLILALQSFAHGLRHLQGYPSPAPRDPQPFTE
- a CDS encoding TRAP transporter large permease subunit; protein product: METLISSGIVLLLLFAFLGFGTWVFVSLGLVAFCSLSIILGMPPLRIGSIAANIFYRYASSWELAAIPMFIWMGEIIFRTDISSRLFRGLSPFVDYIPGRLLHTNVLGCTMFAAVSGSSPATTATVGKITTAELSARGYSQSISLGSLAGAGSLGLLIPPSIVMIVYGILAEQSISRLFAAGLLPGIMISALYSGYIMIRSKLDPSLVPSDRPNHTLADFGKALLNLAPLVLLMGVVLGSIYTGIATPSEAAAVGVVASIIISVFIGQFSVRLLAETLMGALRTSTMVCSILITAALMSTAMGYLHIPANVANAIAQLNPSPWALLLLLSVFYLGLGFILDGNSIVVMSLPIALPLAQQAGFDPVWFGIYLVLMVEMAQVTPPVGFNLFVLQGISGQPIGYVARAALPFFFLMLLGVVILALFPQIALWLPNLLYG
- a CDS encoding GAF domain-containing protein, coding for MSSENKPSMPQTMGITVAVPPMSFDLAKDICRKAFGFRLFTILLNDSKSGEIMRLYSSNEADYPPGGRKPMGPTPWGDIVLKRGICWLGDGEEEIRWAFPDADRILSLGCHSCACAPIIHEQQVVGVLSLSDDKGHYSADDLAGIAAIARLLAPLVLLAD
- the hutX gene encoding heme utilization cystosolic carrier protein HutX; translation: MKTIAEEKRSAIARSLQNDPGAVLEYLARDHSVSVADIVACLPEHQVTMVDGALFETVMLRMADWGDVTFLVHTDDVILEARGTIPKGSFARGYFNLHGGPIGGHIKGGNCRSIAFVTRPLFKSETKSVQFFNANGDCMFKVYLGRDENRQLMPGQIAMFDALSVELGKTCR
- a CDS encoding TonB-dependent receptor; translated protein: MFQPVTRSLAEDLSDDLTSMNILDRIVVSTGTAKVAIDTPQAVTVLNQEDIDEAQPDTLGDLFKFVPGVTATGADSALGQSFNIRGIGSAESTGESKIIMQVDGVNKFYEQYRMGSYFLDPELLKSVEVLRGPASSTLYGAGALGGVVSMTTKDASDFLKEGQTWAAKAKVSASSNNSGVTTTGTYATRIGDAFEVLASGSFRRTSDYQDGDGNEIDGTGNAALSGLINARYRFGDNLEQYVRLSGMQFYSDGDNQRFIQTGASGYDWGDIDRTVSDTTLAVEYGNPFNGNRWLDMKVNLGFSDTTVEQENYDEIYAASFGNDSDYGYRTYSAKVENTSDLSTSDFFQTFLTVGSEYSHQERTASMVYGGTSSSIGYHPEGTQQKISGFSQSEMIFGDRLTVIPGIRYDYYMNEPGSGSSGGDETQGAVSPKLAAMVSVTDYLSVFGSVAYTERAATLDELYSSSAESRRGSVVIPARTASLDLDPEKSTNIEGGFAVNFSNLFGEDRLTAKFTAFQNNVRDLIEENTSGPTYYHNVSKAKLYGVEVEANYVSDLFFARAAYSATRGKNETTGEALDTVAADTLSTSVGFTIPQRDLKLAWDSVYAADQKRVSSSGAATGGYGVHGISASWTPDEGTFAGIETRFAVENVFDRGYREHLSNEEASGRTFKLTLSKSFGG
- a CDS encoding hemin uptake protein HemP, which translates into the protein MDPCEGVSPALRHLPLVESTDLFGDKREVQISHRGEIYRLRITAQQKLILTK
- a CDS encoding heme ABC transporter ATP-binding protein, with amino-acid sequence MTDPITAANLSASPQQTSSAFCVQSASLMLGKRSVLHSLSLSLPAAELTVIIGPNGAGKSTFLKLLAGDHRPSAGTVTFEGKPLSSLKASQMAPRRAVMAQSSHLSFPFTVLEVVRLGAEVSAKGPDAVARRAFDALEKVDMGHHAGSAYQDLSGGEQQRVQLARTLAQVWEPTGAEGANFLFLDEPISNLDIRHQVDIMEQARRYADAGGGCIAVLHDLNIAAMFAHRLLVFKQGSIIADGPPHRTLTDGLMEDVFDIPIRVNARPLRPSTYILPQSLDRPQP
- a CDS encoding iron chelate uptake ABC transporter family permease subunit, producing MGREALCLLALLLAGTVVASVSIGASAVSLGTLGQWFLGLVSGQPAGLSTGDSIILFRIRLPRMVMGGLVGASLAVAGACLQGLFRNPLADPGVIGISGGAAFGAVLSIVLGGTVLAPLAAILGDYLLPASAFVGGLATTLLLFAIGTRDGQTSVATMLLAGIALAAIAGAGVGFLVYMADDQQLRDLTFWTMGGLGGATWSKVALSGPFMLVSLVVMMVHARGLNALLLGDHQALHMGVDVQALKSRLVLFIALSVGAAVSVSGIIGFVGIIVPHLLRLIIGPDHRFLLPASAVLGAILLMLTDILARTIDAPAEMPIGIVMSAIGGPFFLWLMLRKRRALSL
- a CDS encoding ABC transporter substrate-binding protein; amino-acid sequence: MRFLSRPIFLSASSIRLLALATALCVAQPALAPAQAAAAGEEATVHKTDRIVSIGGALTEIIYALGGQDALVAIDTTSVYPPEALVDKPNVGYMRALSAEGVLATDPGLILMIEGAGPPEALDLLKAAGVPMVSVAERDSKEGILDKIKVVGKALGATEAAATLAQTVASEMDRIAATVSTIKGERKKILFLMSIKGGRLLVGGAQTQADAVIRLAGADNAAEGLTGFKPMSNEAIVKANPDVILMMSGTGMATPDADEIYSQPALSRTNAAHHKALIVMPGMYLLGFGPRTPHALAELVEALYPGSFDEADPLLANKAAPGSTPPLADKQ